DNA from Parvularcula marina:
ATCCGGGTGATGATATTCCGTTCCTGAAAGCCGCCTGGCACTATGCAAGAGGTGAAGCGCTGGCCAGCATGGCCCGCACCGACGATGCACGCGCAGAGGCTGCCGCGATTGCAAGCATTGCCGCAAATACCGATTTCAGTGAACTGATCGGTGGCGGCGTTCCCGCGGATGGCGTCCTTGAAGTCAGCCGCCTGACGATTCTTGCGCGCGCGGCCGCAGCGGAAGGCGATTATGAAACCGCCGTTGAGGCGATGGAGCGCGCCGTCATTCTGCAGGACGGCTTTCCTTACATGGAGCCGCCCTTCTGGTATTATCCTTCGAAACAGACTCTGGCGGCAATGGTTCTCCTGACCGGAGATCACGACCGGGCTCGCCAGCTCTTCCATGAAACGCTCGTTCAGTCTCCCAATAATGCGTGGGCATTATTCGGCCTTGCTGAGGCCTATCGACGCGAAGGTGAGCGGTCTGGCGCAAAGCTTGCCGACAAGCTTTTCAAAGACGCCTGGCTTGGAGAACGCGGGACCAGACCGAAATTGATGCATCTCTGATCGAGCGCATGATCTCCTTCTTGCGTCGAGGCCCGAACAGCGCTCGCATATGCTTATGCGTCTTTTTAGCCTGACCATCATTGCGTGCCTTACGGCTGGCTGCACTCTTCTGAAGCCGGTGCCCGGCTGGCAGCCAGAACGCCCCGTTGTCATCGGGTCGACCAGCTATGACTGGAGCGTGCCGCTCCTGACTGATGCGGTGGTGGACACGATCGACTTTGAAGGTGGCGCCATCATCCGTGTGGAACCCAAGCTGGAGAAGACATCGATCCTGTTTGCAGGACCTCAAGGACGATATGTTGTTGAGATCGAGACCGTCGCGCCGAACACATCTACCGTCACGCTTGGCTACCCGCAGGATTCAATAGGCGCGACGCCGGAAATCGCCGACGGGTTTTTCGCATCGCTCGAGAAACGCCTCGGCATGGTGAACTAGTCGAGTAGCAACCGGCGGATCGCCGCCAGTTCCGTCTCGAATGCTTCCGTGCCCGGAGAGACAAGCTCGACATGCCCGCCAGGCACCTCAACGAAATGTGCTTCATCCCCTGAAAGGTCAGCCTTCAATGTCCATTGCTCGCCCAGAATGGACGGCGCGATGCGATCCCGCGCACCATTGATGCTGACCTGAATCGTGCCGAGCGGCAGGAGATTGACTGGTGAGGTTTCGGAGAACCCGTTCGGGCCTTCAAGCCTGTCCTTGATATCGGCAAGGCAGGATTTGAGGGTCAGCGGTTCGGACGCTTCAAGATCGGCAAGCCCGCCGGAATTAACGACACCGTAGAGGCGTGCAGGATCTTCCGTGTAAAGCGCGCTTGATGACGGCAGGCGATGCCGCCCCGCCGCCCAGATCGCCAGATGACCACCCGCCGAGTGACCAAATGCAACGATTTTTGACGTATCAAGACCGAATTCGCCCCCGCGCTCCATCAGCGCATCGGCGGCGCGCCCGACATCGAGGAAAGTGCCGGGATAGCCGCCCCCCTCCTCATCGACGCCACGATATTCGATGTTCCAGACTGCAATTCCCGCTGCACGCAGGGCTTCGGCCGAGTAATTCATCAGAGTACGGTCGGCGATGGCCTTCTGCCAGCAGCCGCCATGGATCATCAGGACAACCGGGTGTGGTCCCTCGCCCTCCGGCAGCCAGAGATCGACAATATCGGTGTCGCCGTCGCCAATCCGTATAGATTGCGTCGGTGCAGGCAATGGGCGACCCAGAAGGTCCGGCCAGCTCATCAATGGCGCATCATCGCGCAAATCGGCTTGCGGTGGGCTGATCACTGGCGGCACGCCTGCATGAGCAGAAACGACGAGCAAGAGCGGCAGGAGAGCCGAGCCAAGGATACGCCTCACGCCTTGCGCCGTCCGAATTTGATCAGCAGCCAGAGGACAAGGATCGAAGCCGCCGCAAAGCCGATCTGGATAAGAAGACTGCCGCCTGCATCCCCTCTGCCGCCCGCATCGATCGAGGAGGTGCCCACTCGCTCACCACCGGCGGTGCCCGTATCGGCGCCGGAAAGATTCGCGATCAGCCCGCTCCATTTATCCGCAAGATCGGCGATAGCGGCGAGCGCCATATTACCGCCCGAGCGCAACAGCGCATCGGTATCAACCCCCATATGGTCTTTGAGAATATCGAGCGAGGTCAACCCCAGCGTGCCGAGCGCAGCCAGCAGCATGAAAAGCCGGACGATGAAAGAAAACATGGGACGCCTCCCGTTGTGACGCCTTAAGAGTCGCATCCGGACGGGCGCGCGTCAATCGTGACCCGGCCCCCGCGACCCTGTAAGGCGGTCTGATGACGACGAGTTTCCCCTCCTCTTTTGACGATTGTGTGGCACGCGACCGGGACGACCCTTTGGCCGAGCGGCGCGATCTTTTCGCATTGCCTGATGGGCTTCTTTATCTAGACGGTCATTCGTTGGGCCCGGCGACGCACAAGGCGCTGGCCCGGCTGGAACAGGCAGCAAAAGACGAATGGGCCCAAGGGCTTATCAGGTCGTGGAATGATGCGGGCTGGATCGATCTTGCACGGGACACCGGCGCCCGGATCGCAAGGCTGATCGGCGCCGGACCGGACGAAGTGCTGGTCTGCGATTCGGTCTCGACCAATCTCTTCAAGCTCGCCGCTGCTGCGCGGGACCTATCGGCCTCCCCCACTCTGATTATCGAGGAGGACGAGTTCCCGACGGACCAGTATATCGCCGAGGGGCTTGCGCAACTAACGAAGTCCAATTTGCTTCGTGTACGGCCCGATGAGGGGCTCCAGCGGCTGGCCGAGACCGGCGGGATCCTGATCCGCAGTGCAGTCAATTACCGAACCGCAGCGGTTGCAGATATGAAGGAGGCTGAAAAGGTCGCGGACCTTTCCGGCGGGGTGATCGTCTGGGATCTCAGCCATGCGACGGGGGTTCTGGCGCTAGATATGTCGATTGCGCGACTGGCGGCAGGGTGTACGTATAAATATCTCAATGGCGGCCCCGGCGCACCCGCCTTTATTTATGTGCGGCAGGATGTGGCGAACCGGATCACAAGTCCGCTCCCCGGCTGGATGGGACATAAATCCCCATTCAACTTTGCCAGTCATTATGAGCCGGCAGACGGCGTCGCCCGCTTTGCAAATGGCACACCGCCTATCCTGTCGCTTTCAGCGCTCGCAGCTGCGCTTGATGCGTTTGAAGGGATCACACCCGCAGAGCTTGAAGCGAAAGCCAGAGCTTTGGGAGACTTCTGCCTGTCGCTGGCGGAAAAGATCGGCCTACAGAGCAGCTCACCTGCCATAAGCACGCGCCGGGGCGGTCATGTCACGCTTCATCATGAAAATGGCTATGCCATCATTCAGGCACTTATCGCTCGCGGGATCATCGGTGATTTTCGGTCACCCGATGCCATGCGGTTCGGGTTTTCTCCCCTTTATACAGGCTTTGCGGATGTCTGGCGCGCCATGGACGCGCTCGGAGATGTGCTGAAGACCGGAGAATGGGACAGCCCCACCTTCCTCGCGCGCGCAAAAGTGACGTAATTGCGGCCTACGGAACTGTTAGCATCACCGCGCGGAACGGCAGCCGCGACTTCACGTTTTCTTCTTGTTGACAGACATGGAGGCGAACGATGTTCGACCGGAGAATACTGCTTGTGACCGCGGCGTCGCTTTCCCTTGCCGCATGTGGCGATAACGCTTCGACCGAGGCCGACTTTGCTGAGAATGATGTCGAGGACCAGAAGGCCCCGACCGAGGATATGACGGCGGTAGAACCCGCCTTTGTCCGTGCCGACAGCATCGATATCGAGGACCAGCTTGATGGCGCGACGAGTTCGGAAGACCTCTTCGAAGACGATCATCCCGTTATGCTTGCCTATGTGCGGGATACGGATGATGTCGAAGAACTGGTCAATGAGAAATTCGAGGAAGCCGACCGTGACGGCAATGGCGAACTCGATGATCGCGAATATCTGACCGTCGCCGTGGCCCTTGGCCAGTCTTATACGGAGCCAACTGTACCGCTGGTACCGATGGATGAAACGGGTGATGTGACGGATGAAACCGAGACGGCCGAAGCCGATACGGAAGAAGCCGAAGCTGAACCCGTCTCCGTCGAAGGCTGGCGCGTCGCCAGCCACACCGAATTCCGCGATGCCGTTGCCGGTGAAAACGAAGCTGTTGAACGCAGCGAGCTTCGCGAGGCCCTGATGGCCCGGTTCGAAGCGGCGGATACGGATGACAGTGGCGCCCTTGATGAAGAAGAGTTCGAGATGTTCTCCTTCTACGCCCGAGCGGTGCCGAGTTCGGTCTAAGCCCTGAATGCCCCCTTAAAGGCGAGGCCCAGAGCCTCGCCTTTTTCATATTGCGATCCCTCCCCGTCTGCCGCAAATCCGGGAGATGATCGGCTTCCTCAAGCAGAATTTCCGCTGGATTGCTGGCGGCGCCTTGCTGACCTTCGCGTCGAGCTTCGGGCAGACCTTTTTCGTCTCAGGGGCCAGTGCCGAATGGCGGGCGCTCTTTGGGCTGAGTGATGGCCAGTTCGGCACGCTATACATGATTGCGACGCTGTGCAGCGCACTGTCGTTGCCCTTTATCGGCCGACTGGTCGATGTCTGGCCTGAGCACAAGGTCATCATGCTGACCATCCCGGTGCTGGCCTTTGCCTGTCTGCTCGCCGCCTATGCGCCCAACGTGCTGGTCCTGGGGTTTGCGATCTATCTATTGCGGCTCTTTGGCCAGGGGATGATGAGCCATATCGCGATCACCGCGACGGGACGGTGGTTTGCCGCCCAGCGCGGGCGCGCCATGTCGCTGGTCGTGCTCGGCCATCAGGGCGGCGAAGCGATCCTCCCGTCCCTTTACGTGGCGATCTCACTGGCAGCCGGATGGCAGATGGCGTGGACACTTGGCGCAGGCGCGCTCCTGCTTATTGCCCTGCCAATCGCGGTCACCGCTTTCCGGGTACCGCGAACGCCGCGAGGACATGCGCCGGAGATCGAGACCGAGGCCCGCAACTGGACTCGCGCGGAAGCCTTACGCGACCCGATCTTCTGGGTCCTTTTAATGGGTGTCCTTGCCCCGCCCTTTATCGGCACAACGATTTTCTTCCATCAGGATTACCTGACCGCTTATCGCGGCTGGCCGGCCGCCCTTTTTGCGACGGGCTTTACCGCCATGGCACTGACGACAGTCTGTTTCGCGCTTATCTGTGGGGCGTTGATCGATCGCTTCGGGGCAAGGCGCATCCTGCCGTTCTTCCTGATCCCCCTGTCGAGCGCGTGTTTCTCTGCCTCAGTGATCGAAAGCGGGACCGGGCTTTATGTCTTCATGATCCTGCTGGGGGTCAGTTACGGCTTCTCCTCGACCCTGTTCGGTAGTCTGTGGCCGGAGATTTACGGCACGAAACATTTAGGCGCGATCCGCTCGGTGATGATGCCCTTCATGGTCTTTGCGACCGCCGCAGGCCCCGGCATCACCGGCACGCTGATTGATCGCGGCGTCTCGCTGCCAACCCAACTGTTAGCGATGGGCAGTTATTGCCTCATCGCCTGCGTGATCATGGGGTTTGCCTCATGGCGCCTGCGTCACAGGTAAGAACGCTCAGTCGCCGTCCTTTTTGACAACCGCTGCCTCGATCTTCGAGACCTTGTTGTATTGTGCGAAGAGTACGATCCACAGCTCGCATGTGACACGCCAAACCAGCACGCCGACAACATAGCCGAAACAGGTCAATAGCAGACCAGAAAATCCTGCCCCGAAACTTAGCCGGAACGCCGCCAGCGCTGCGAACAAGGACCCCAAAGCACCGAGCGTGATGAAGATAAGTCCGATGTAATACAAAAGTTTGATGAGCCCTTCGCCCATCAGCTTGTCGAAACTCAGCAGCTTACCGATCATGACAAAAACTCCCTCTAAAGCCGTCAGCTCTAGAGGGAGTCGTTTCGATTACAAAAAGAGGAAATCCGTAAAACCGATCAGTCGTCGATCTTGCGGAAACTCTTGATCTTTGTCGGATTCTTGGGCGGCTCGCCCTTATGGATCGCGTGAACAGCATCCATGCCTTCGACCACACGGCCCCAGGCAGTATACTGATTATCAAGGAAGGTCGCATCATCAATGCAGATGAAGAACTGGCTCGACGCCGAGTTCGGATCCTGCGCGCGCGCCATAGAGCAGACGCCCTCGACATGCGGGGTGTCGTTGAATTCAGCCGGAATGTTCTCATCCGCGCCGCCCATGCCATTGCCGTCCGGGCAACCGCCCTGGGCCATGAAGCCGTCAATGACGCGGTGGAAAGTCAGGCCGTCATAGAAGCCGTCTTCTGCAAGACGTGCGATCTGTTCAACGTGTTTCGGCGCCTTGTCATCGAACGCCTCGATGATCACGTCGCCGGTTTCAAGTTCAAGTTTGAGTTTGGTCATTCTGTGAGTTCGCCATTGATTCGGATGGGCACGTCGATACCGCAAGCCTCTCGGACATAGCCATTCGACGTCACGCGAAGGCTGGTCGTGAGATACTTCTCGAAGGTATCGGACGCAGGGTTTAGATATTCGACTGTCTGCTGTTCCGCCGCTGGCAATTGCCGCATCATCCGCATCCGGACGATAGGTGTCGGCCGTACAGGCGGCTCACCACGCGAGATCCGCTTAGCATGCTGGAAGCCGCTGACGACTTTGCCCCAGACCGTATAGCCCTGATCCAGCGAGCCGCGGCGGTCGCCATACATGATGAAGAACTGGCTGTTCGCGCTGTTCGGTGATTGCGCGCGCGCCATAGACATGACGCCCTGACAATGGAGGCCCCAAAGGGCGTAGACGTCATTATTGAGGAATTTCGGCAGAGTCGGCGGCTGGGTGCCAACCGGAACAACGCCGACAAAACCGATCTGTGCGGCGCGGTCATCCCGGCCGATAATCGCGACGTTCGAAACATGCGCTGCATCCTGCGCAAATTCGCCGGCAATGTCCGGCAGCTCAGAGCCGCCTGTGCCGGTGCCCGTCGGATCCCCGCCTTGCGCCATGAAGCCGTCAATCACGCGGTGGAAGATCGTGCCGTTGTAGAAGCCCTGGCTGGTCAAAGTGCGAACGCGCTCAATATGGTTTGGCGCCAGCTCCGGCTGCATCGCGATGATCATCGGCCCCGAAGGCAGGTCCATCACGACCAGATTGTCGGGATTGATGGTGATCCAGTCGCTCTGCGGCGCCTGTTCGACCATCTCACGCAGGGATTGCTGGGGCGTATTTGATTGCGCCACCGAAACGGCCGGCAGGAAAGCCATAAGGGCGGCAGCGCCAGCCATGGCCATAAGCTTATTTCTCGACAAGGGATGCCCTTTCGTCCTGATCAGGAAGTGGGATAGCGGATTGGACGCGCGGCGCAAAGACGCTGCGTCCTAAATCGTTGGAGAGGCAAAAATACCGATTCTGGCTCGGATTAGATAGCGAGGTCGCCGCAGGGTCCGGTATCCGCCAGCAGATCGCCCGCCGCTTTGTCATTCCGGTCTTCCCAATCAAGGAGGACGACGAATGGGATTGCTGGATGGAAGAACGGTCATCATCACGGGCGCAAGTTCGGGCGTCGGTGAAGCCGCCGCGTATCTTTTCGCAAATGAAGGCGCGAATGTCGTTCTGACCGCGCGGCGGGCCACACGGCTCGAAGAGATCTGCGGGCGGATCGCGGACCAGGGCGGCAAAGCAAGCTTCATCGCCGGCGATCTCACCGATGCGGCGCTGCATAAGGCGCTGGTCGTGGAAGCTGTCCACCGGTTCGGCGGGCTTGATGCGGCCTTTAACAATGCAGGCGATCTTGGCGCCCTCGCCCCGACGGCTGAGCTAACCGACCAGGGATGGCGCGAGACGATTGAGCTCAATCTGACAGGGCATTTTCTTGCCGCGCGGGCGCAGATCCCGGCCCTGCTTGAAAGCGGGCATGGCTCGCTGATCTTCACGTCGAGCTTTGTCGGCCCCGAGGTCGGGTTTCCTTCCATGGCCGCCTATGCCGCCGCGAAAGCAGGACTTGTCGGGCTGATGCGCGTGATTTCCTCCGAATACGCCCCAATGGGCTTGCGCGCCAATGCGATCCTTTCGGGCGGCATCGATACGCCGATGGGCCGGGAGTCTGCGAACAGCCCGGAGGCTATGGATTACGTGAAGAACCTGCACGCGCTTAAGCGGATCGCTGCGCCTGAAGAGATTGCGAATGCCGCGCTTTATCTGGCCTCGGATCTGTCGAGTTTCGTGACCGGCACGGCCCACTCGGTCGAAGGCGGGGTCACGACCAGCCGGACATGATCAGCGGCCGACTTTCTTGAGGAGTTTCGGGACCACCGTGTCGGGCACGAAGGAAGAGATATCCCCGCCGAGCCGGGCGATTTCCTTGACCAGTTTCGAGGCAATCGCCTGGTAGCGGGCATCCGCCATCAGAAAGACGGTCTCGATTTCCTCATTCAGAAATGAGTTCATGCCGACCATCTGGAATTCATATTCGAAGTCGGAAACCGCCCGTAAGCCTCGGATGATGACATCGGCCTTACAGTCCTCCGCGAAGCTCATCAGCAGATCATCGAAGGGTTTGACGACGATGTTGGCACGCTGGCCCTCATCCATGCCGTCAAGCGCTTCCTTGATCATCTCGACCCGCTCATCGAGGTCGAAGAGCGGTCCTTTGTCCTCATTGATCGCGACCCCGATGATCAACGTATCGACGAGCTTCACCGCCCGGCGGATAATATCCGTATGCCCCAGCGTGATCGGGTCAAACGTGCCAGGATAGAGGCCGGTGAGTGAGGTCATATCGGATCTCTTGAGATGGCTGCATCATAAGTAGAAGATGAAACCTTCAACGCCTCACCTCCGTCACTTACAATGAGATACTCCTTAGGCACATTATTTAACACAAGCAATGCAGGGATGTAGGCATCCCTCAGAATGCGCCGTAATTTGTTCACGCTATTACCGTTATTTGAAACAAAGTCCATGCTCGTGGGGTCTTCAATAGTCAACAGTTCCTTCACCTTATCTACCGCTCTCCCATAGTCATCTGCTATTTCCGAAGATATCACAGGAAACAATAAGAACTGTCGACGACCTAAAAGTGACCGCGCGTCACTCACCTTATTAGTCACTTCCTTCCGAGCTTCAGGGGAGTCTTCAGACTCCTGAAAAACATTTAGAGACTGGAGTATTTTGGCTTGTACCTTGCTGAGACGTACAATTGCTGCACGCGGCTTGTTAGGGATCGCCAATATCATACTAATGAGCAAAAATAACAATCCTAGCGTCAAGTCTCCAGCGTACTCGTCAAAAAGATTTTCTCTCCCCCCTCCATCTATTATCAGCAATATCAGTAAACAGACAGCTGCAGAGCTACCCAGTAATAATATCCTAACACCAAACCCGACTTGTCGCATTTATTTCCCCCGACAAAACAAGACTAAATCTCTTCGGCTTCCTCGCCAGCTTCACCGCCCTCACCTTCAGGGACATGCTCGACAGAGACGACATGCTCGTCCTCGCGGGTGGTGATGATCTTCACGCCTTGCGTGTTCCGGCCCGCAATGCGGATATCATGGACGGGTGTACGGATGAGCTGGCCGCCATTGGTGACCAGCATGATCTCATCGGCATTCTCGACCGGGAAGGAGGCAACGACCTTGCCGTTCCGGTCACTGGTGACGATGCCGATAATGCCCTTCCCGCCCCGGCCGGATGTCCGGTACTCAAAGGAAGAAGAGCGCTTGCCGTAGCCGTTTTCGGTGACCGCGAGGATGAACTGCTCGGCCGCCTCCATTTGGGCGATGCGCTCAGGGCTGAGCGCGGCTTCGCCGCCTTCAGTCTCGGCATCCGAGCCTTCCGTTTCACCTTCACCTGCCGCACGCCGCATGGCCGCGGAGTGCTTGAGATAGGCGCGGGCCTCTTCAGGCGTCGTGTCGAGATGGCGCAGGATTGCCATCGACATCACCCGGTCCATGCCGAATTTCTCACCCTCTGAGAGGCGGATACCGCGCACCCCGGTACTCGTCCGGCCACTGAAGACACGGACTGCATCCACGGGGAAGCGGATCGTATTGCCGTGCTGGGTCGTCAGGAGGAAGTCATCTTCTTCCCGCGCGATCGCCACACCGACCAGCGTGTCGCCTTCGTCTAGCTTCATGGCGATCTTGCCGGCTTTGTTGATCTGCGTGAAGTCCGAGAGCTTGTTGCGCCGGACATTCCCGCTGGCCGTGGCAAAGACAATATCCATCTCCGCCCACTGATCTTCATCAGTCGGCAGCGGCAGAATATTCGTCACACGCTCATCCTGCTCAAGCGGCAGGAGATTGATGAACGCCTTGCCGCGTGAGGTGGGCGCGCCTTCCGGCAGCCGCCAGAGCTTGAGCTTGTAGGCCATGCCTCTGTCGGTGAAGAATAAAAGCGGCGTATGCGTATTGCCGACAAAGAGTTGGGAGACGAAATCCTCGTCCTTCATCGCCATGCCGGAGCGGCCCTTGCCGCCGCGGCGTTGCGCCCGATAGGTGTCGAGCGCGGTCCGCTTGACGTAACCCGCATGGGTGACGGTCACGACCATCTCTTCCTGCGCGATGAGGTCTTCATCTTCCATCTCGATGGCGTCGATAAAGTCTGTCTTGCGCGGGGTCGCGAATTTCTCGCGCACCTCGGAAAGCTCTTCCTTGATGATCGTCAGCACACGGTCACGATTACGCAGGATATCGAGATAATCCGCGATTTTCTCGGCAAGGCCCTGTAATTCGTCGCCGATCTCGTCGCGGCCAAGCGCGGTCAGACGTTGCAGCCGCAGATCAAGGATCGCGCGGGCTTGCGTCTCGGAGAGCTTCAGCGTGCCATCTTCCTGCAGGGAGTGGCGCGGGTCGGCGACGAGCGCCACGAGTGGCGCAAGGTCTTTCGCCGGCCAGTTGCGCGCCATCAGTTCTTCACGCGCGGCATTAGGGTTCGGCGCCTCGCGGATCAGCTTGACGACCTCATCGATATTGGCGACCGAAATCGCAAGACCGACCAATACATGCGCGCGGTCACGCGCCTTGTTGAGCAGGAATTTCGTCCGTCTCGTGATGACGTCTTCGCGGAAATAGATGAAGCTCTTAAGGACGGAGCGCAGTGTCATCTGCTCCGGCCGTCCGCGGTTCAGTGCGAGGATGTTGTAGGAGAAGGTCGTCTGCAGCGGGGTCTGCTTGTAGAGATTGTTGAGCACAACCTCGGCATTGGCATCGCGCTTCATCTCGACGACGACGCGGATCCCCTGACGGTCGCTTTCGTCGCGCAGATCAGCAATGCCTTCGAGTTTCTTCTCGCGCACCAGCATGGCGATGCGCTCGACCATGGCAGCCTTGTTCACCTGATAGGGAATCTCGGTGATGATGACTGCATAGCGGTCCTTGCGGATCTCCTCGATCGTCGCCTTGCCGCGCATGATGACCGAGCCGCGGCCCGTCGTCAGCGCCTGACGCGCGCCAGAATGCCCAAGGATCGACGCGCCGGTCGGGAAGTCCGGACCCGGCACAATCTCAAGAAGCTCCGTGTCGGTGATTTCGGGATTATCGACCATCTGGATGGTCGCATCGACGATCTCGCCAAGGTTATGCGGCGGAATGTTGGTCGCCATCCCGACGGCGATGCCGCCCCCGCCATTGACGAGAAGGTTGGGGAATTTGGCAGGCAGGACGATGGGTTCTTTTCGTTCCCCGTCATAGGTATCCTGAAAGTCGATCGTGTCCTTGTCGATATCGTCGAGAAGGTAGTTCGCAACCTCCTCCATCCGGCATTCCGTGTACCGCATGGCCGCGGCCGGATCATTATCGATGGAGCCGAAATTCCCCTGCCCGTCGATCAGAGGCACGCGCATGGAGAAATCCTGCGCGAGGCGCACAAGCGCGTCATAGACCGCCGAATCACCATGCGGGTGATATTTACCGATCACGTCGCCGACGACGTTGGCCGATTTCCGGTGCTTCTTGTCAAAGGTGAAGCCGGTCTGCTGCATCGACCAGAGGATGCGGCGGTGAACGGGTTTGAGCCCGTCTCGCGCGTCCGGAATGGCCCGCGACACAATGACCGACATGGCATAGTCCAGATAGGACTTCTCCATCTCGTCAGTGATGGAAATCCGCCCGATTCCGGGGGGCAGCTCTCCATATCCCTTGGGGGAATCGTCGTCCTGGTTCTCGTCGGAAGGTGTGTTTTCGTCTTCGGGATCAGCCACGGGAATACTAGCGTTCTTTCGTCAGAATCATTGGAAGGCCGGGTTAGCAAAACCGTCATGGAACTGCCATGACGAAAGCGCCCCAAAGGCCCGAGAGGAGTAATAAATGTTTCGCATGATTTGCCTGTCTGCCGCCAGTTTTCTTGCAGTTTCCGCATGTGGAGGGGGCGATGAGCCCAAGCCTGTGGAAAACGCCGCCGAAGAGGCGCCCCAACCAGAACTGGCGCCTGAAATGGCAAGCGAAGAAGCTCCTGCCGAAATGGAAATGGCCGAAGAACATCACGAGCATCATGAGATCCCCGCTCCTGCCGCGGGCGAAGACATGCGCGTTGATTTCACCGGCACAGATGGCGAGGCGACCGGCGAAGCAGTCGTGGTCAGCGGCCCGCACGGCATGCTGATGCGTGTCGACCTGGTGGACCTCGAGCACGGCTTTCACGGGATGCATCTGCATCAGGTCGGGGACTGTTCGGATTTCGATGGCGGCTTCAAGCTCTCAGGCAGCCACATCAACCCGACCGGCAAAGAGCACGGCCTGATGAACCCCGCGGGGTTCGAGCTGGCCGACATCCCGAACATCTATGTCCATCATAATGGCCATGCGCGGGCGGAGATCTTCGTGGCGGGCCTGACGCTGGAAGACGCGATGGACGAGGACGGCTTTGCCATTGTCGTGCATGAGAACCCCGACGATCACATGACCCAGCCGATCGGTGGCGCTGGTGCTCGCGTCGCCTGCGCATCATTCAACGTCTTCTAATCCGATGTCCGACAACAAGACTGTCCCGACCGATGTCGACCCGAAAGAGTTTCTGAGCGCCGTCGAGCATGACCGGCGGCGCGAAGACGGCTTTGCCCTGCTCGAGATGATGAACCGGGTGACGAAACTGAAGCCGGTGATGTGGGGGCCCTCCATCATCGGATATGGTCAGTATCACTACAAATATGATTCAGGCCGCGAAGGGGATTTCTTTTATTGCGGCTTTTCTCCGCGAAAAGCGAACATGTCGCTCTATTTCATTCCCGGATATGGAACGTATAGTGAGTTTTTCACGCGCCTCGGCAAGCACAAGACGGGCGCCTCCTGCGTCTATATCAACAAGCTCGCCGACATCGACATGGGCGTGCTTGAAGAACTGACCGCCGCTTGCGTGAAACACATGAAAGCGACTTACGGCTGAGCCCCGCCCTTCCGGGCTTACGGCTCACGCGCTTTTCCCCTAAGAGCCGCTTTTCCGGCGCTTGCCGGGTCCGATCCGCAAGGGAAAGCCATCGCCCCCGTGACAAGCGCGCCGAAACATTCGCCCGCCCTGATGGGCGCCTTCTGGATGATCATGGCCGGGGTCGCCTATGCGACCGGCAATATCCTGATCCAGCAGATGACCATGGTCTTGGGC
Protein-coding regions in this window:
- a CDS encoding peptidylprolyl isomerase codes for the protein MTKLKLELETGDVIIEAFDDKAPKHVEQIARLAEDGFYDGLTFHRVIDGFMAQGGCPDGNGMGGADENIPAEFNDTPHVEGVCSMARAQDPNSASSQFFICIDDATFLDNQYTAWGRVVEGMDAVHAIHKGEPPKNPTKIKSFRKIDD
- a CDS encoding aminotransferase class V-fold PLP-dependent enzyme; the protein is MTTSFPSSFDDCVARDRDDPLAERRDLFALPDGLLYLDGHSLGPATHKALARLEQAAKDEWAQGLIRSWNDAGWIDLARDTGARIARLIGAGPDEVLVCDSVSTNLFKLAAAARDLSASPTLIIEEDEFPTDQYIAEGLAQLTKSNLLRVRPDEGLQRLAETGGILIRSAVNYRTAAVADMKEAEKVADLSGGVIVWDLSHATGVLALDMSIARLAAGCTYKYLNGGPGAPAFIYVRQDVANRITSPLPGWMGHKSPFNFASHYEPADGVARFANGTPPILSLSALAAALDAFEGITPAELEAKARALGDFCLSLAEKIGLQSSSPAISTRRGGHVTLHHENGYAIIQALIARGIIGDFRSPDAMRFGFSPLYTGFADVWRAMDALGDVLKTGEWDSPTFLARAKVT
- a CDS encoding peptidylprolyl isomerase, which codes for MAGAAALMAFLPAVSVAQSNTPQQSLREMVEQAPQSDWITINPDNLVVMDLPSGPMIIAMQPELAPNHIERVRTLTSQGFYNGTIFHRVIDGFMAQGGDPTGTGTGGSELPDIAGEFAQDAAHVSNVAIIGRDDRAAQIGFVGVVPVGTQPPTLPKFLNNDVYALWGLHCQGVMSMARAQSPNSANSQFFIMYGDRRGSLDQGYTVWGKVVSGFQHAKRISRGEPPVRPTPIVRMRMMRQLPAAEQQTVEYLNPASDTFEKYLTTSLRVTSNGYVREACGIDVPIRINGELTE
- a CDS encoding alpha/beta hydrolase family protein, whose protein sequence is MRRILGSALLPLLLVVSAHAGVPPVISPPQADLRDDAPLMSWPDLLGRPLPAPTQSIRIGDGDTDIVDLWLPEGEGPHPVVLMIHGGCWQKAIADRTLMNYSAEALRAAGIAVWNIEYRGVDEEGGGYPGTFLDVGRAADALMERGGEFGLDTSKIVAFGHSAGGHLAIWAAGRHRLPSSSALYTEDPARLYGVVNSGGLADLEASEPLTLKSCLADIKDRLEGPNGFSETSPVNLLPLGTIQVSINGARDRIAPSILGEQWTLKADLSGDEAHFVEVPGGHVELVSPGTEAFETELAAIRRLLLD
- a CDS encoding MFS transporter, with amino-acid sequence MIGFLKQNFRWIAGGALLTFASSFGQTFFVSGASAEWRALFGLSDGQFGTLYMIATLCSALSLPFIGRLVDVWPEHKVIMLTIPVLAFACLLAAYAPNVLVLGFAIYLLRLFGQGMMSHIAITATGRWFAAQRGRAMSLVVLGHQGGEAILPSLYVAISLAAGWQMAWTLGAGALLLIALPIAVTAFRVPRTPRGHAPEIETEARNWTRAEALRDPIFWVLLMGVLAPPFIGTTIFFHQDYLTAYRGWPAALFATGFTAMALTTVCFALICGALIDRFGARRILPFFLIPLSSACFSASVIESGTGLYVFMILLGVSYGFSSTLFGSLWPEIYGTKHLGAIRSVMMPFMVFATAAGPGITGTLIDRGVSLPTQLLAMGSYCLIACVIMGFASWRLRHR
- a CDS encoding DUF4282 domain-containing protein encodes the protein MIGKLLSFDKLMGEGLIKLLYYIGLIFITLGALGSLFAALAAFRLSFGAGFSGLLLTCFGYVVGVLVWRVTCELWIVLFAQYNKVSKIEAAVVKKDGD
- a CDS encoding SDR family oxidoreductase; its protein translation is MGLLDGRTVIITGASSGVGEAAAYLFANEGANVVLTARRATRLEEICGRIADQGGKASFIAGDLTDAALHKALVVEAVHRFGGLDAAFNNAGDLGALAPTAELTDQGWRETIELNLTGHFLAARAQIPALLESGHGSLIFTSSFVGPEVGFPSMAAYAAAKAGLVGLMRVISSEYAPMGLRANAILSGGIDTPMGRESANSPEAMDYVKNLHALKRIAAPEEIANAALYLASDLSSFVTGTAHSVEGGVTTSRT